A genomic stretch from Aedes albopictus strain Foshan chromosome 2, AalbF5, whole genome shotgun sequence includes:
- the LOC109429391 gene encoding myosin heavy chain, muscle isoform X8 translates to MPKPVVQVGDDPDPSEWLFVSLEQKRIDQSKPYDAKKACWVPDEKEGYVLGEIKATKGELVTVGLPGGETKDFKKDLVSQVNPPKYEKCEDMSNLTYLNDASVLHNLRERYRAKLIYTYSGLFCVVINPYKRWPLYTLRVAKMYRGKRRNEVPPHLFAVSDGAYVNMLTNHENQSMLITGESGAGKTENTKKVIAYFATIGASTKKDESTEKKASLEDQVVQTNPVLEAYGNAKTVRNDNSSRFGKFIRIHFTGSGKLAGADIETYLLEKARVISQQSLERSYHIFYQMMSGSVKGLKEMCMLSNNIHDYHIVSQGKTTIPSVDDGEEMLGTEEAFNVLGFTQEEKDNIYRITAAVMHMGGMKFKQKGREEQAEADGMEEGDRVAKLLGCVTEDLYKNLLKPRIKVGAEFVTKGQNKDQVTNAVGALCKGIFDRLFKWLVKKCNETLDTQMKRVQFIGVLDIAGFEIFDYNGFEQLCINFTNEKLQQFFNHHMFVLEQEEYKKEGINWAFIDFGMDLLACIDLIEKPMGILSILEEESMFPKATDQTFAEKLMNNHLGKSAPFQKPKPPKPGCQAAHFAIGHYAGVVSYNITGWLEKNKDPLNDTVVDQFKKGQNKLVVEIFADHPGQSGGADAGGGKGGRGKKGAGFATVSSSYKEQLNNLMTTLKSTQPHFVRCIIPNELKQTGLIDAHLVMHQLTCNGVLEGIRICRKGFPNRMMYPDFKLRYKILNPKAAEEQKEPKNVADVILTSIGLDTESYRLGHTKVFFRAGVLGQMEEFRDERLSKIMSWMQSWCRGYLARKEFKKMQEQRVALETVQRNLRKYMKLRTWAWWKLWQKVKPLLNVSRVEDQIAELESKAQKAQEAFEKEEKARKELEALNSKLLAEKTALLDSLSGEKGALQDFQEKTAKLTAQKNDLENQLRDTQERLSQEEDARNQLMQTKKKLEQEMNGQKKDAEDLELQIQKIEQDKASKDHQIRNLNDEIAHQDELINKLNKEKKMQGEVNQKTAEELQAAEDKVNHLNKVKAKLEQTLDELEDSLEREKKLRGDVEKAKRKVEGDLKLTQEAVADLERNKKELEQTVMRKDKEISALSAKLEDEQSLVGKTQKQIKELQGRIEELEEEVEAERQARAKAEKQRADLARELEELGERLEEAGGATSAQIELNKKREAELAKLRRDLEESNIQHEGTLANLRKKHNDAVAEMAEQVDQLNKLKTKAEKERSQYYAEMNDARLSLDHMANEKAAQEKVAKQLQHTLNEVQGKLDETNRTLNDFDSAKKKLSIENSDLLRQLEDAESQVSQLSKIKISLTQQLEDTKRLADEESRERATLLGKFRNLEHDLDSLREQVEEEAEGKADIQRQLSKANAEAQLWRTKYESEGVARAEELEEAKRKLQARLAEAEETIESLNQKCVALEKTKQRLSTEVEDLQLEVDRATSIANAAEKKQKAFDKIIGEWKLKVDDLAAELDASQKECRNYSTELFRLKGAYEEGQEQLEAVRRENKNLADEVKDLLDQIGEGGRNIHEIEKSRKRLEAEKDELQAALEEAEAALEQEENKVLRAQLELSQVRQEIDRRIQEKEEEFENTRKNHQRALDSMQASLEAEAKGKAEALRMKKKLEADINELEIALDHANKANAEAQKNIKRYQQQLKDVQSALEEEQRARDDAREQLGISERRANALQNELEESRTLLEQADRGRRQAEQELSDAHEQLNEVSAQNASIAAAKRKLESELQTLHSDLDELLNEAKNSEEKAKKAMVDAARLADELRAEQDHAQTQEKLRKALEQQIKELQVRLDDAETNALKGGKKAIQKLEQRVRELESELDSEQRRHADAQKNLRKSERRIKELTFQSEEDRKNHERMQDLVDKLQQKIKTYKRQIEEAEEIAALNLAKFRKAQQELEEAEERADIAEQAATKFRTKGGRAGSVQRGASPAPQRQPSVMPGLAGLNFPTFDDHGF, encoded by the exons ATGCCGAAGCCAGTTGTCCAAGTCGGCGATGACCCCGATCCAAGCGAGTGGCTGTTCGTCTCGCTCGAACAGAAGCGTATCGATCAAAGCAAGCCGTACGATGCCAAGAAGGCCTGCTGGGTTCCAGATGAGAAGGAGGGCTACGTCCTCGGTGAAATCAAGGCCACCAAGGGTGAGCTGGTCACCGTTGGCCTGCCCGGTGGTGAG ACCAAGGACTTCAAGAAGGATCTGGTCAGCCAGGTCAACCCACCGAAATACGAGAAATGCGAGGATATGTCCAACTTGACATATCTTAACGATGCCTCTGTCTTGCATAACTTGAGAGAGCGTTACAGGGCCAAGCTTATCTAC ACCTACTCCGGATTGTTCTGCGTTGTCATCAATCCCTACAAGCGTTGGCCGCTGTACACCCTGCGTGTCGCCAAGATGTACCGTGGCAAGCGTCGTAATGAAGTGCCGCCCCATCTGTTCGCCGTTTCTGACGGTGCCTACGTCAACATGTTGACCAACCACGAGAACCAGTCTATGCTGATTACCGGTGAATCTGGTGCCGGAAAGACTGAGAACACCAAGAAGGTCATTGCGTACTTCGCCACCATTGGCGCCTCGACCAAGAAGGACGAGAGTACTGAAAAGAAGGCCTCCCTGGAAGATCAGGTCGTCCAGACCAATCCCGTCCTGGAAGCCTACGGTAACGCCAAGACCGTCCGTAACGATAACTCTTCCCGTTTC GGTAAGTTCATCCGTATCCACTTCACCGGATCCGGTAAGCTGGCTGGTGCCGATATTGAGACCTACCTGCTGGAAAAGGCCCGTGTCATCTCCCAACAGTCGCTGGAGCGTTCCTACCATATCTTCTACCAGATGATGTCCGGTTCCGTCAAGGGACTTAAAG AGATGTGTATGCTCTCCAACAACATCCACGACTACCATATCGTATCGCAGGGAAAAACTACAATCCCAAGCGTCGATGATGGCGAAGAAATGCTGGGTACCGAA GAAGCCTTCAACGTCTTGGGCTTCACCCAGGAAGAAAAGGACAACATCTACCGTATCACCGCCGCTGTCATGCACATGGGTGGTATGAAGTTCAAGCAGAAGGGTCGCGAAGAGCAGGCTGAAGCCGACGGTATGGAGGAAGGTGATCGCGTCGCCAAGCTGTTGGGCTGCGTCACTGAGGATCTGTACAAGAACTTGCTGAAGCCCCGTATCAAGGTCGGTGCCGAGTTCGTCACCAAGGGTCAGAACAAGGACCAGGTCACCAACGCCGTCGGTGCCCTCTGCAAGGGTATCTTCGATCGTCTCTTCAAGTGGCTGGTCAAGAAGTGTAACGAGACTCTGGACACTCAGATGAAGCGCGTCCAGTTCATCGGTGTACTGGATATTGCTGGTTTCGAAATTTTCGAC TACAACGGCTTCGAGCAACTGTGTATTAACTTTACCAATGAGAAGCTGCAGCAGTTCTTCAACCATCACATGTTCGTCCTGGAACAGGAAGAATACAAGAAGGAAGGTATTAACTGGGCCTTCATCGATTTCGGTATGGACTTGCTGGCCTGTATCGATCTGATTGAAAAG CCTATGGGTATCCTGTCCATTCTTGAAGAAGAATCTATGTTCCCGAAAGCCACCGATCAGACCTTTGCTGAGAAGCTGATGAACAACCACTTGGGCAAGTCTGCTCCGTTCCAGAAGCCCAAGCCACCGAAGCCAGGTTGCCAGGCCGCCCACTTCGCCATTGGTCACTACGCCGGTGTTGTCTCGTACAACATCACTGGATGGCTTGAGAAGAACAAGGATCCTCTGAACGATACCGTTGTCGATCAGTTCAAGAAGGGTCAGAACAAGCTGGTGGTGGAGATCTTCGCTGATCACCCAGGACAGTCTGGCGGCGCTGATGCCGGTGGCGGCAAGGGTGGACGTGGTAAGAAGGGTGCTGGTTTCGCCACTGTCTCCTCGTCCTACAAGGAACAGCTGAACAACCTGATGACCACTCTGAAGTCGACTCAACCTCACTTCGTCCGTTGTATCATTCCCAACGAATTGAAGCAGACCGGTCTCATCGATGCCCACTTGGTCATGCACCAGCTGACTTGTAACGGTGTACTTGAAGGTATCCGTATTTGCCGTAAAGGTTTCCCCAACCGAATGATGTACCCTGACTTCAAGCTGCG CTACAAAATCCTGAACCCCAAGGCCGCCGAAGAACAGAAAGAGCCGAAGAATGTCGCCGACGTTATCTTGACCTCCATCGGTCTCGATACCGAGTCGTACCGTCTCGGACACACCAAG GTCTTCTTCCGTGCCGGTGTCCTGGGTCaaatggaggaattccgtgaCGAGCGTCTGTCCAAGATCATGTCCTGGATGCAGTCCTGGTGCCGTGGCTACCTCGCCCGTAAGGAGTTCAAGAAGATGCAGGAGCAGCGCGTCGCCCTGGAGACCGTCCAGCGCAATCTGCGCAAGTACATGAAGCTCCGCACCTGGGCCTGGTGGAAACTGTGGCAGAAGGTCAAGCCTCTGCTGAACGTTTCCCGCGTCGAGGACCAGATCGCT GAACTCGAATCCAAGGCTCAGAAGGCCCAGGAAGCCTTCGAGAAGGAAGAGAAGGCCCGCAAGGAACTGGAAGCCCTGAACAGCAAGCTGTTGGCTGAAAAGACCGCCCTGCTGGATTCTCTGTCCGGCGAAAAGGGTGCCCTCCAGGACTTCCAGGAGAAGACCGCCAAGTTGACCGCCCAGAAGAACGACCTCGAGAACCAGCTGCGCGACACCCAGGAGCGCCTGTCTCAGGAGGAAGATGCCCGCAACCAACTGATGCAGACCAAGAAGAAGTTGGAGCAGGAAATGAACGGCCAGAAGAAGGATGCCGAAGATCTGGAACTGCAGATCCAGAAGATCGAACAGGACAAGGCCTCCAAGGATCACCAGATCCGCAACTTGAACGATGAGATCGCCCACCAGGACGAGCTGATCAACAAGTTGAACAAGGAAAAGAAGATGCAGGGTGAGGTCAACCAGAAGACCGCCGAAGAACTGCAGGCCGCTGAAGATAAGGTCAACCACCTGAACAAGGTTAAGGCCAAGCTGGAGCAGACTCTGGATgaactggaggattctctggaacgCGAGAAGAAGCTGCGCGGTGATGTTGAGAAGGCCAAGCGCAAGGTTGAGGGTGACCTGAAGTTGACTCAGGAAGCCGTGGCCGATCTGGAGCGCAACAAGAAGGAACTGGAACAGACCGTCATGCGCAAGGACAAGGAAATCTCTGCCCTTTCCGCCAAGCTGGAAGATGAACAGTCCCTGGTTGGCAAGACCCAGAAGCAGATCAAGGAACTGCAGGGCCGCATTGAGGAACTGGAAGAGGAAGTCGAAGCCGAGCGTCAAGCCCGCGCCAAGGCCGAGAAGCAGCGTGCCGATCTGGCTCGTGAACTCGAGGAACTAGGTGAGCGCCTGGAGGAAGCCGGTGGTGCCACCTCTGCCCAGATCGAGCTGAACAAGAAGCGTGAAGCTGAACTCGCCAAGCTGCGTCGCGACTTGGAAGAATCCAACATCCAGCACGAAGGTACCCTGGCCAACCTGCGCAAGAAGCACAACGATGCCGTCGCCGAGATGGCTGAACAGGTTGACCAGCTCAACAAGCTGAAGACTAA AGCCGAAAAAGAGCGCAGCCAATACTACGCTGAAATGAACGACGCCCGTCTCAGCTTAGATCATATGGCCAATGAGAAG GCTGCCCAAGAGAAGGTTGCCAAGCAGCTGCAGCACACTCTGAACGAAGTCCAGGGCAAGCTGGATGAAACCAACCGCACCCTGAACGACTTCGACTCCGCCAAGAAGAAGCTGTCGATCGAAAACTCCGACCTGCTCCGCCAGCTGGAGGATGCCGAATCCCAGGTCTCGCAGCTCAGCAAGATCAAGATCTCGCTCACCCAGCAGCTGGAGGACACCAAGCGTCTCGCCGACGAAGAATCTCGCGAACGCGCCACCCTGCTCGGCAAGTTCCGCAACCTGGAGCACGACCTCGACAGCCTGCGCGAGCAGGTTGAGGAGGAAGCCGAAGGCAAGGCTGACATCCAGCGCCAGCTCAGCAAGGCCAACGCCGAAGCCCAGCTGTGGCGTACCAAGTACGAGTCCGAGGGTGTTGCCCGCGCCGAGGAGCTCGAGGAAGCCAAGAGGAAACTCCAGGCCCGCCTTGCCGAAGCCGAGGAAACCATCGAGTCGCTCAACCAGAAGTGTGTCGCTCTGGAGAAGACCAAGCAGCGTCTGTCCACCGAGGTCGAGGATCTGCAGCTCGAGGTCGACCGTGCCACCTCCATTGCCAACGCTGCCGAGAAGAAGCAGAAGGCCTTCGACAAGATCATTGGAGAATGGAAGCTCAAGGTCGACGATCTGGCTGCCGAGCTGGATGCTTCCCAAAAGGAATGCCGCAACTACTCCACCGAACTGTTCCGTCTCAAGGGTGCCTACGAAGAAGGCCAGGAGCAGCTTGAGGCTGTCCGCCGTGAGAACAAGAACCTGGCTGATGAAGTCAAGGATCTGCTGGACCAGATCGGCGAGGGTGGCCGCAACATCCACGAGATCGAGAAGTCTCGCAAGCGTCTGGAAGCCGAAAAGGACGAACTCCAGGCCGCTCTCGAGGAAGCCGAAGCTGCCCTGGAACAGGAAGAGAACAAGGTTCTGCGCGCTCAGCTGGAACTGTCTCAGGTCCGCCAGGAAATCGACCGCCGCATCCAGGAGAAGGAAGAGGAGTTCGAAAACACCCGCAAGAACCACCAGCGCGCCCTGGACTCCATGCAGGCCTCTCTTGAAGCCGAAGCCAAGGGTAAGGCTGAGGCCCTGCGCATGAAGAAGAAGTTGGAAGCTGACATCAATGAGCTTGAGATTGCTCTGGATCATGCCAACAAG GCTAACGCTGAGGCCCAGAAGAACATTAAGCGCTACCAGCAACAACTGAAGGATGTCCAGAGCGCCCTGGAGGAAGAACAGCGTGCCCGTGACGATGCCCGCGAACAGCTTGGAATCTCTGAGCGCCGTGCCAACGCCCTGCAGAACGAACTGGAGGAATCGCGCACCCTGCTGGAACAGGCCGACCGTGGCCGTCGCCAGGCCGAACAGGAACTGAGCGATGCTCACGAACAGCTGAACGAAGTTTCCGCCCAGAACGCCTCCATCGCCGCTGCCAAGAGGAAGCTGGAGTCTGAACTGCAGACCCTGCACTCCGACCTGGATGAGCTGCTGAACGAAGCCAAGAACTCCGAAGAAAAGGCCAAGAAGGCTATGGTTGATGCCGCCCGCCTGGCTGATGAACTCCGTGCCGAACAGGATCATGCCCAGACCCAGGAGAAACTGCGCAAGGCCCTTGAACAACAGATCAAGGAACTGCAGGTCCGCCTGGACGATGCCGAAACCAACGCCCTGAAGGGAGGCAAGAAGGCCATCCAGAAACTGGAACAGCGCGTCCGCGAGCTGGAATCCGAACTGGACAGCGAACAGAGAAGACACGCCGATGCCCAGAAGAACCTCCGCAAGTCTGAACGCCGCATCAAGGAACTGACCTTCCAGTCCGAGGAAGACCGCAAGAACCACGAACGCATGCAGGATCTCGTCGACAAGCTGCAGCAGAAGATCAAGACTTACAAGAGGCAGATTGAGGAAGCCGAGGAAATCGCCGCTCTGAATCTTGCCAAGTTCCGCAAGGCTCAGCAGGAACTGGAAGAAGCCGAAGAGCGCGCCGACATTGCCGAGCAAGCTGCCACCAAATTCCGCACCAAGGGAGGACGTGCTGGTTCGGTGCAGCGTGGTGCCAGCCCAGCA CCCCAGAGACAACCATCTGTTATGCCAGGACTTGCAGGTCTTAACTTCCCAACATTCGATGACCATGGCTTCTAA